The nucleotide window gaatcagataatgtaatgttttgcaaaaccaaaatagcttaacttgaatgagcttctgatgtatcatttctggccaaagctgacttgatacatctacttatcattcaagtattacgaaagctatgttaagtgtgcatcataagcatgaatgttttaatatctggccaaagctgatttaattctttcatagatggcatacttaacaagtgcataactaaagtgattgtttcaatttctggccaaagcttatttgttacaaccactttgcacatatgcttaaatgattacacttctggccaaagctgttttgtcttcgtttaaatagaattttttaactaagtctattattttgatgttagtaatagacattatcacagcttcataatgtaaaatggtcattatttatgcctgccttagtttaacgtgcccttagatcacattaggacttcttccttagtatcataacttgctcatcttatttccactatcagcaccaaaTCAGGGGATTCCATCTTTGattggtgataactttgctgcatggaaggatgctctcatgcttacgcttGGGCTGCTGGATTTTGATTACGCTCTTagggagaataagccagcggaccttaccactcagagtactgctgctgagcagatacttcatgaaaagtggactaggtgtaaccgcatgtgtctcatgtttatgaagcagtccataagcaatgctatcaggggagctattcctgattctgaagatgctaaaacctacttggcttctgtggaggcgcagttcaaggggacgtctaaagcacacgctagtacccttattctcaagctggtgacaactaagtatgatgggaggagcggcattcgcgagcatatcatgatgatgaatgacatggccaataagctgaaggggctggaaatggaaatcagtgatggtttccttgttcatttcatcattacttcgcttccttcgtcctttgaagcattcaagatcaattacaacactcaaaAGGACAAATGGACAATGAGTGaactggtcgctatgtgcgtacaggaggaagagcgtatgaggatggatcgccatactgatgttgcaaacttcactacctccaattctaagaaaaggaagaacaattatcagaggaaggatgcttcaaaagtccacAGGCCTAATCCTAAttctaatacaagtgcaccttccagctctaagaactccttaggcagtattcgctgcaagttctgtaaaaagacaggacacatgcagaaggaatgccctgactttaaggagtggctggctaagaaaggtaacgattattttatgatacttgagtcctataatttaagtgttcctgctaattcttggtggtttgattctggttctatggttcatgttaccaattctactcagggattcctttcaatccggaagctggaaagaaaccaaagaacgcttaaggttggggatgatcgagaattagaagtgaaggccattggaacattacaattagttatgaaaactggtttatgtattaaactttatgataccttatatgttcctgaggtaactcggaaccttgtatcaggaccaaagttagacatggacggttttattgtttcccatggtcatcgcaaactctctatcctctatgattctgttctttatggtactggtgttctggatggtggtctctatagattagaattAGATGATggtttttccaaatctttgttgtcatataacattaatgaatcactcacaaagatggaagagaaacgagacttagagacttcatccatgttgtggcatcagcgtttaggccacatttcaaaagatcgattaaatcgtctcgtaaaggatgaagtcttacctcctctcgatttctctgattttggaacatgtgtcaaatgtctgaaaggtaaaatgacattagcgaataagaaaggtgccactaggagttctaatttattagaactcattcacactgacattagtggtccctaccaaatcgctggcataacaggacatacttcatttatcactttcattgacgattattctcgttacatgtacttgtatcttattaaggagaaatctgaatctcttacaacttttaaagattataaggctgaagttgaaaagcaattagatcgtcagattaaagttgtgagatcagatagaggcggtgaatattatggaagacatactgatgtgggtcaagctcctggtccattttatgagttttgtaagggccaggggattgtgaaccaatacaccatgcctggtacacctcagcagaacggagtcgctgaaagaagaaaccgtacccttatgaacatggtgcgcagtatgttaaccaacactaatttaccattattcctctggactgaagcgttaaaagcagctgttcatatactcaatagagttccttctaagactgtccctaaaactccttatgaactttggacagggaagaaaccgagtcttaaatatatgaaagtatggggctgcattgctgaagcaaaactttacaatcctttcctaaggaaacttaaccctaaaacagttacctgtttctttatcgggtatcctgagaactctaagggttatcgtttctattgtccttcccatgtaaCCCGTACTGTTGAAACCAAGGGTTACGtattcaaggtcagtgggagcagtaccaacccttacgaagaattgcaagaagtacaagacgcggggggagagactcgtcgcttaccattactccgattactcctcttgtacccaatgcaactactgcacctgaagctactgcaccaactccaaattcacctctacaatcagaacccattatacctcatgacgaaggcacatcaaacgctcataaCCACGACAACGCTgtacccgataatccactcaggaggtcatctaggcaaagaaggcctactaattgggatgattatgttacctacctgactgaaatggatcccggaaagctcaatgatcctatctcttacaatgaagccattagcagtgatcagtcttttgaatggaataaagcgatgattgatgagcttgaatccatgaagaaaaatgacgtttgggatttggtagaattacccaacggagtcaaactcgtagatgcaaatgggtgttcaaaacaaaattggatccgaatgggaacgttgaacgctacaaagcgagattggttgcaaagggctacactcagaaagagggaattgattatcaagagacgttttcacctgtctctcgtaaagattcattaaggatcgtcatggccctagtagctcatttcgatttagagctgcataagatggacgttaaaaccgctttccttaacggagatttggacgaagatgtttacatgaagcaacctgaaggctttaaacctgagggtcaggagcatctagtctgtaagttgaagaaatccatttacgggttaaaaaaagcatcacgtcagtggtacctcaagtttgatgaagtcatgaagaggcaaggttttatgaagaatcaagtggatcaatgcacctacctcaagatgagtgggagtaactttactattcttgtcctttacgtagataatattctattggcaagtaatagtttagacatgttgcatgagtcgaagcggttactttcgcataacttcgacatgaaggatctcggagatgcttcttacgtcattggcatcgaaattcaccgagatagacacaaagggatcttaggattgtcccaaagggcttacatagatcgtgtccttacacgttacaacatgcaacagtgcaaaccctccgtcgctccagtagttaaaggagatgttttcggttcattccagtgtccgacaacagaggttgagaaggagcaaatgagccagataccttacgcgtcagtagtcgggagcttgatgtatgctcaagtctgcaCTCGCCCAGATagcgcttatattgctggaatgctaggccgttatcagactaatcctggcttagatcactggaaagcagctaagaaggtacttcgatatctgcaagggacgaaagactataaactgacttatagaagaagtgatcatttagaagtggtgggctattctgattctgactttgccaaatgcaaagatgacaagaaatccacttcgggctatatctttatgttagcaggcggccccatctcttggaagagtcataaacaacagttgaccacaacttccacaatgatggcagagtacattgctgtttataacacaacctgtcatggaatgttgcttagaaatctggtcactggactcaaaatcgttaattccatttctagaccattgaagctttactatGATAATTCAGCTgtcgttagtttctcgaacagtaacaattcgactggagctggtttatatctcgatacgaaatatctatttgtacgtgaacgagttgaggaaaataatctatgtatcgagtatattagtactaaggatatggttgcggatccgatgactaaaggtctccctcctaaggtttacgaagaacatgttcggaatatgggatttagtaaagaccttatttgagcatattgtactagcttatgtttatgattaatgaaatttcctcagtttgattttgtatgtctattagaatatgttcagccggtataatggcatatagacaaataaagttacaagtcaaacaaagggcttacgcgtattttgatcatgacgattaggttttaaattaaggctatagtatgattaataggggtcctgagtcgcataatgattcaacgtctgtatttttctgctatagtacttgtttaaggctaaaatgagtgttaactcctgatcaggcttatctaatactcatagtaaatgattactcggctaagtgggagaatgtaagattaaatatattacgtattgatatttaatctatagccatcataatcatttacattatagagatcaaaatatattagaacctattaaataattagttggtaattgttgatggaccatattacccttattaactaattaggtttcctcctgggtgcttataaaaggagaattatgtggaggttaaggggttactcagttacacaattacacacaccccattagccataacatcataattcgacctcctctcctagccgatatcccttttcggtttttCTTAGTCCCCATCattagtcagcaccctaaggaggaaccagatcacgatgacaagcatgtcgaactccattactggattctccaacgcactgtctgctataacaagtatgttttaatgttttccttcatgtataaacagaaatGAAccaacaatacatacatacatacatacatacatacatacatacatacatacatacatacatacatacatacatacatacatacatacatacatacatacatacatacatacatacatacatacatacatacatacatacatacatacatacatacatacatacatacatacatacatacatacatacatacatacatacatacatacatacatacatacatacatacatacatacatacatacatacatacatacatacatacatacatacggaCATACATCagacatacgtacatacatacaacaATCTGCAGAAAACTATAAACTACTGATAAGGCGATCATTTATTGTTGCATACAACAATCTGCTAAAAAGCTTCATTTGTTCAGCTTCCAGCCCAATGATAATCGATAAGCTACCATCGTTTATTGGGCTTGGTAACACATAACACCTACCCGCTGATGGGATCCCTATACGCCCCATGAATATGGGCCGACCCCATCCAAAGTCGGCTTCGTGAATTGGGAGCCTAGTCCAACTTACTATTAGTAGATTTGTGTAGTTATAATTAACCGCGGGCTTTTTACAGTTGTGTTGTTCCAGATAATCAAGTGCAGACTTTAAATAATCGTTATTCATCCTCGCTACAGCATCATGGACTTTACTTGCAGCGTACCATAACGGTTTGGATTGAATTTCGCCAGCTGTTGCTATTGCACTTGTTATAAAGACAGCATTACCAAAATAGCCTGGTGGAAGTGGTGGTTGTAAGCGGGCCCGACAATCGACGGGGAAGTTGAGCTTGATTTCCACATCGTCTGGAATCCCGCGGGCTTTACAGACGCACTTCCAAACATGGCTCGAGATGATTTCAAAAGAGCTGAAGTTGATCATGTTCCCATCTTCCTTTGAACTTGCTTTGAGCATATCCAGTTGGTTTCGTGTTAACTTGAACTTTGAGAAGATGATTTTGGTTTCGTCTAAGGGGGCTTGGAGCGGCGTTGGATCAGGCTGGTATTCGATGTGCTTAAAAACTGGTCGTGGTGGGTCGCGGGCACGAAGGAGGGTCCGGTCTATGAAGGGTGGGAGAGTGATGTCAAGCCCACGGGCCATATCGGACCATGTGTTCATGAAATGAAAGAATGTCTTCCCATCTGAAACCCGGTGATCAAAAGCAAATCCTAACGAAACCCCACCACATTTGAAATAAGTTACCTGCTCTCAAACATAATCGTTAAATGTACCCTTCCCATACTGTTTTTTTTAATATGCCTTCTCCCCTACCAATAGCACTCACATTCTAGCCTCTATATCCTATATGTTTTAATAATATGTATAAAGATCAAATACAACAAATGGATGTTATTAACATGAGGAAGTGAAGGaagatttttttactttttttttcacTTAATCATATTTTTTAgttgaaaaaaaaacatataaa belongs to Helianthus annuus cultivar XRQ/B chromosome 5, HanXRQr2.0-SUNRISE, whole genome shotgun sequence and includes:
- the LOC110941579 gene encoding shikimate O-hydroxycinnamoyltransferase codes for the protein MKVVVRESTMVRPAEETPVVNLWNSCLDLTAANYHTRSVYFYRPNGAPNFFDTKVIKDALSMALVAFYPMAGRFIQGEDGRIEINCRGQGVLFLEAESDGVINDFGDFVTTLESLKLSPVVDYSLGIESFPLLLLQVTYFKCGGVSLGFAFDHRVSDGKTFFHFMNTWSDMARGLDITLPPFIDRTLLRARDPPRPVFKHIEYQPDPTPLQAPLDETKIIFSKFKLTRNQLDMLKASSKEDGNMINFSSFEIISSHVWKCVCKARGIPDDVEIKLNFPVDCRARLQPPLPPGYFGNAVFITSAIATAGEIQSKPLWYAASKVHDAVARMNNDYLKSALDYLEQHNCKKPAVNYNYTNLLIVSWTRLPIHEADFGWGRPIFMGRIGIPSAGRCYVLPSPINDGSLSIIIGLEAEQMKLFSRLLYATINDRLISSL